A portion of the Streptosporangiales bacterium genome contains these proteins:
- a CDS encoding GAF domain-containing protein — MDDTSLVRPDEDIGLARTRVRFLTSESIEPDTVRDTILASWLRSREFHVPADRIELPYVPDHDPETPLMRAGEPVLARLSEQLDGQAISLILTDPTGLVLSRQTGDPDLNRHLETVELAPGFSYGERFVGTNGIGTALEEGRPSHVFGHEHYAENLENLACAGAPIRHPITGKTVGAVDLTCWRRDAGQLLVLLAKSTAEQIRQALLSYTHSQELLLFQAYLRACQRSTGAVIAFRDDVVMMNDRARKLLDAADQAVVLAHADQALSGGSSTTISVSLPTGGKARLHCRRVHGERRGRTLGGVVHVDLIDADALGGDMMGGSLPTFLPGVIGSTPLWLRCCRDVDAACGRGEWLILAGEPGTGRYTLARCAQQRHRPTGRLHAVDATSDDDWLARVRRDLVEDPVDALVIRNADQLSDDRLATLTTILEQVDTGRHAGAPWIAMTLSPDSTTDTRLVRLLALFPRTVHLPPLRQRAEDLRELVPLLLSKLGHGDRLTYSPAAIHLLMRASWPGNVAQLYDMLKNVARRRRAGTIRPADLPPEFRALNRRPLNRLESAERDAVVQSLDDAEGNKMRAATLLGISRATLYRKIHEYDIVLSGH, encoded by the coding sequence ATGGACGACACCTCGCTCGTCCGCCCCGACGAGGACATCGGCCTCGCTCGCACACGCGTCCGGTTCCTCACCTCGGAGAGCATCGAACCGGACACCGTGCGTGACACGATCCTGGCCTCGTGGCTACGGTCACGGGAATTCCACGTACCGGCCGACCGGATCGAGCTGCCGTACGTGCCGGACCACGATCCGGAGACCCCGCTGATGCGTGCGGGTGAACCGGTGCTGGCCAGACTCAGCGAGCAGCTCGACGGTCAGGCGATCAGCCTGATCCTCACCGATCCCACCGGTCTGGTGCTGAGCCGACAGACGGGAGACCCTGACCTCAACCGGCACCTGGAGACGGTGGAGCTGGCACCCGGGTTCAGCTACGGGGAACGTTTCGTCGGCACCAACGGTATCGGCACCGCCCTCGAGGAGGGTCGGCCGTCGCACGTGTTCGGGCACGAGCACTATGCGGAGAACCTGGAGAACCTCGCCTGCGCGGGGGCACCGATCCGGCACCCGATCACCGGCAAGACCGTCGGCGCGGTCGACCTCACCTGCTGGCGCAGGGACGCCGGTCAGCTGCTCGTGCTGCTCGCCAAGTCGACAGCCGAGCAGATCAGACAGGCACTGCTCTCCTATACGCACAGCCAGGAGCTCCTCCTGTTCCAGGCATATCTGCGTGCCTGCCAGCGAAGCACCGGAGCCGTCATCGCGTTCAGGGACGACGTGGTGATGATGAACGACCGTGCCCGCAAGCTGCTCGACGCCGCCGACCAGGCGGTCGTGCTCGCCCACGCGGATCAGGCGTTGTCCGGCGGGAGCAGCACCACGATCAGCGTGTCTCTTCCCACGGGCGGCAAGGCGCGCCTGCACTGTCGTCGTGTGCACGGCGAGCGACGTGGCCGGACCCTCGGCGGCGTGGTGCACGTGGACCTGATCGACGCGGACGCCCTGGGCGGCGACATGATGGGCGGCTCCCTGCCGACGTTCCTCCCTGGCGTGATCGGGTCGACGCCGTTGTGGCTGCGTTGCTGTCGTGACGTGGACGCGGCATGTGGTCGGGGCGAGTGGCTGATACTCGCCGGCGAGCCTGGCACCGGCCGGTACACGTTGGCCCGTTGCGCGCAACAACGGCACCGGCCGACAGGGCGTCTGCACGCGGTGGACGCCACGTCCGACGACGATTGGCTCGCGCGTGTGCGGCGAGACCTCGTCGAGGATCCGGTGGACGCCCTCGTGATCCGGAACGCGGACCAGCTGTCCGACGACAGGCTGGCCACCCTGACCACGATCCTCGAACAGGTCGACACCGGTCGCCACGCGGGAGCGCCATGGATCGCCATGACGCTCTCCCCGGACTCCACGACCGACACCCGCCTGGTCCGCCTGCTCGCCCTCTTCCCCCGTACCGTCCACCTCCCGCCGCTGAGACAGCGCGCCGAGGACCTCCGCGAGCTCGTCCCGCTCCTGCTCAGCAAGCTCGGCCACGGGGACCGGCTGACGTACTCACCTGCCGCCATACACCTGCTGATGCGTGCCAGCTGGCCCGGCAACGTGGCGCAGCTCTACGACATGCTCAAGAACGTCGCGCGCCGCCGGCGCGCAGGCACGATCCGCCCCGCAGACCTGCCGCCCGAGTTCAGGGCACTGAACAGACGCCCACTCAACCGTCTGGAGTCCGCAGAACGCGACGCCGTCGTCCAGAGCCTCGACGACGCCGAAGGCAACAAGATGCGCGCCGCTACCCTGCTCGGCATCTCCAGAGCGACCCTGTACCGCAAGATCCACGAGTACGACATAGTCCTGTCCGGCCACTGA
- a CDS encoding MmcQ/YjbR family DNA-binding protein produces MATWDDVSALALALPETVETTSYGNTAWVVRGKGFVWERPLSKKDRKDLGDAAPDGPILGASVPDLGAKEALLTDDPEVFFTTPHFEGYAAILVRLDRIDVPDLEELVVEAWLCRAPKRLAKQYLDERP; encoded by the coding sequence GTGGCGACCTGGGACGACGTGAGCGCGCTGGCACTGGCGCTGCCCGAGACCGTGGAGACGACCTCGTACGGCAACACCGCGTGGGTGGTCAGGGGCAAGGGGTTCGTCTGGGAGCGCCCGCTCAGCAAGAAGGACCGCAAGGACCTCGGCGACGCCGCACCCGACGGACCGATCCTCGGCGCCTCCGTGCCCGACCTCGGCGCCAAGGAGGCGCTGCTCACCGACGATCCCGAGGTCTTCTTCACCACGCCACACTTCGAGGGCTACGCCGCGATCCTCGTCCGCCTCGACCGCATCGACGTCCCCGACCTCGAGGAGCTCGTCGTCGAGGCCTGGCTGTGCCGCGCCCCGAAGCGCCTGGCGAAACAGTACCTCGACGAGCGGCCCTGA
- a CDS encoding virginiamycin B lyase → MITEFTVGEPGSGPYGVVAGPDGALWVTLVHAGQVVRLGVDGSVTEHPLDSPTCGPAVIVAGPDGALWFTRLHDHRIGRITPAGEATSYALPTADAGPYGITAGPDGALWFTEMSADAVGRLTPDGEVTEFPLPTSGGLPSMITTGPDGALWFTLNQGNAIGRITVGGECTMHPLPTEGTAPVGIASGTDALWYVGILGGVVGRMALDGSVREFPLPDQESRPHAVVADPSGGAWFTEWGGNRIGHLDAVGELREYDLPTPASEPHGLTLGPDGAVWVALEVGKAARLAMG, encoded by the coding sequence ATGATCACCGAGTTCACCGTGGGAGAACCGGGCTCGGGACCGTACGGCGTCGTCGCCGGGCCCGACGGCGCGCTCTGGGTCACGCTGGTCCACGCCGGGCAGGTCGTGCGGCTCGGGGTCGACGGCAGTGTCACGGAGCATCCGCTCGACTCGCCGACCTGTGGGCCCGCGGTCATCGTCGCCGGACCCGACGGTGCCCTGTGGTTCACCCGGCTGCACGACCACCGGATCGGGCGGATCACCCCCGCCGGCGAGGCCACGAGCTATGCCCTGCCGACCGCCGACGCGGGGCCGTACGGGATCACCGCCGGGCCGGACGGCGCCCTGTGGTTCACCGAGATGTCGGCCGACGCCGTCGGCCGCCTCACGCCGGACGGCGAGGTCACCGAGTTCCCGCTGCCCACGAGCGGCGGCCTGCCGTCGATGATCACCACCGGACCCGACGGCGCCCTGTGGTTCACCCTCAACCAGGGCAACGCGATCGGGCGCATCACCGTGGGCGGCGAGTGCACGATGCATCCGCTGCCGACCGAGGGCACCGCGCCGGTGGGCATCGCGAGCGGCACCGACGCACTCTGGTACGTCGGCATCCTCGGCGGAGTCGTCGGGAGGATGGCGCTCGACGGATCGGTGCGTGAGTTCCCGCTGCCCGACCAGGAATCGCGGCCGCACGCGGTCGTCGCCGACCCGTCCGGCGGCGCCTGGTTCACCGAATGGGGCGGCAACAGGATCGGCCACCTCGACGCTGTCGGCGAGCTGCGCGAGTACGACCTGCCCACCCCGGCGTCCGAGCCGCACGGGCTGACGCTCGGCCCCGACGGCGCGGTGTGGGTGGCGCTGGAAGTGGGGAAGGCAGCCCGCCTCGCGATGGGCTAG
- a CDS encoding beta-galactosidase, with protein MTEPTSVPRPEYPRPQFVRDEWLCLNGTWAFEIDRGDSGLERGLLDRDLAGEIVVPFCPESELSGIGDPDFHTAVWYRRSVTVPDGWAGRRVLLHFQAVDHDTTVWVDGAEAVRHRGGFTPFSCDLTDRAEPGRPYTVVVRARDSRYGPQARGKQSTAYRGARATYGRTTGIWQTVWCEPVPETRLGRPRITPNLAASAFRVTVPVSANRAGRRVRVTLSDAAGTVVTAESRADLDLAPEVWLALPADRVRTWSPDDPHLYDVRVDLLDAGGTVVDSAASYAGLRGVAIDGHAITLNGRRVFQRLVLDQGYYPEGLMTAPSDDALRRDIELALAAGFNGARLHQKVFEERFLYHADRMGYLVWGEFGDWGADVQGPPGDNQQPTASYVTQWLEALERDHSHPSIVGWCPLNETRQTLHDRLTVLDDVTRGMYLATKAADPSRPVLDTSGHSHRVLDADVYDSHDYEQDPVVFGEQMKGLADRNPYVNESPDGVPWSVPYRGQPYFCSEFGGIWWNPDPDRRDDSWGYGERPASEEEVHRRFAGLVDVLLDDPFMFGYCYTQLTDVFQEENGVYRFDRSGKLDVARIRAVQQRPAAIEQPA; from the coding sequence GTGACCGAACCGACGTCCGTGCCCCGTCCCGAGTACCCGCGCCCGCAGTTCGTCCGCGACGAGTGGCTATGCCTCAACGGGACGTGGGCGTTCGAGATCGACCGGGGCGACTCCGGTCTCGAGCGCGGGCTGCTCGACCGCGACCTCGCCGGCGAGATCGTCGTGCCGTTCTGCCCCGAGTCGGAGCTGTCCGGCATCGGCGACCCGGACTTCCACACCGCCGTCTGGTACCGCCGCTCGGTGACGGTGCCCGACGGGTGGGCGGGACGCCGCGTGCTGCTGCACTTCCAGGCCGTCGACCACGACACCACGGTGTGGGTCGACGGCGCCGAAGCCGTTCGTCACCGCGGTGGGTTCACGCCGTTCTCCTGTGACCTGACCGACCGCGCCGAGCCCGGACGGCCGTACACCGTCGTCGTCCGTGCACGCGACTCGCGGTACGGCCCGCAGGCGCGGGGCAAGCAGTCGACGGCGTACCGCGGTGCGCGCGCCACGTACGGGCGCACGACAGGCATCTGGCAGACGGTGTGGTGCGAGCCGGTGCCCGAGACGCGACTCGGACGACCGCGTATCACGCCGAACCTCGCGGCGTCGGCGTTCCGGGTCACCGTGCCGGTGTCCGCGAACCGCGCCGGCCGGCGCGTCCGCGTCACGCTGTCCGACGCCGCGGGCACGGTGGTGACGGCCGAGTCGCGCGCCGACCTCGACCTCGCCCCCGAGGTGTGGCTGGCACTCCCCGCCGACCGCGTCCGCACCTGGTCGCCTGACGACCCGCACCTGTACGACGTGCGCGTCGATCTGCTCGACGCCGGCGGCACCGTCGTCGACTCGGCCGCGAGCTACGCCGGGCTGCGCGGCGTCGCGATCGACGGGCACGCCATCACGTTGAACGGCAGGAGGGTGTTCCAACGGCTCGTCCTCGACCAGGGCTACTACCCCGAAGGCCTGATGACCGCGCCGAGCGACGACGCGCTCCGGCGCGACATCGAGCTGGCGCTCGCGGCCGGGTTCAACGGCGCGCGACTGCACCAGAAGGTCTTCGAGGAGCGCTTCCTCTACCACGCCGACCGGATGGGCTATCTGGTGTGGGGCGAGTTCGGCGACTGGGGCGCGGACGTCCAGGGACCGCCCGGCGACAACCAGCAGCCGACGGCGTCGTACGTCACGCAGTGGCTGGAGGCGCTGGAGCGCGACCACTCCCACCCGAGCATCGTCGGCTGGTGCCCGCTCAACGAGACCCGGCAGACGCTGCACGACCGGCTCACCGTGCTCGACGACGTGACGCGCGGGATGTACCTCGCGACCAAGGCCGCCGACCCGTCGCGGCCGGTGCTCGACACGTCCGGCCACTCCCACCGCGTGCTCGACGCCGACGTCTACGACTCGCACGACTACGAGCAGGACCCGGTCGTCTTCGGCGAGCAGATGAAGGGCCTCGCCGACCGCAACCCGTACGTCAACGAGAGCCCGGACGGCGTGCCGTGGTCGGTGCCGTACCGCGGGCAGCCGTACTTCTGCAGCGAGTTCGGCGGCATCTGGTGGAACCCCGACCCCGACCGGCGTGACGACTCCTGGGGCTACGGGGAACGTCCGGCGAGCGAGGAGGAGGTCCACCGGCGCTTCGCCGGGCTCGTCGACGTGCTGCTCGACGACCCGTTCATGTTCGGCTACTGCTACACCCAGCTCACCGACGTCTTCCAGGAGGAGAACGGCGTCTACCGCTTCGACCGCTCGGGGAAGCTCGACGTGGCGCGGATCCGCGCCGTGCAGCAGCGCCCGGCCGCGATCGAGCAGCCGGCCTAG
- a CDS encoding ABC transporter permease subunit: MTSGRLLRRLPWWIAALLLAVGCLLWVYPFLWMISASLKTSAEVFTQGLDLLPSSPAWDNYARAWGEANFGRYLLNTVIVTVLTVVIVVVRCAMAGYVIARFHFLGRKVVIGVLVATLFVPTGYTIIPVVDISQRLGLLNSLAGMVVAISGAANVAAILLYAGYFRGIPRELSEAALVDGAGFGTVFFRIMLPLAKPVTATVTVLTFLSTWNAFFLPLAFTFSRPDLRTVSVGMLAFVGENTTDWSGMAAAATISMLPVVVLFVALQRYFVDGIAGAVKS; this comes from the coding sequence ATGACGTCCGGACGGCTGCTGCGTCGGTTGCCGTGGTGGATCGCGGCGCTCCTGCTCGCGGTGGGCTGCCTGCTGTGGGTCTACCCATTCCTGTGGATGATCTCGGCGTCGCTCAAGACGTCCGCCGAGGTGTTCACGCAGGGGCTCGACCTGCTGCCGTCGTCGCCGGCGTGGGACAACTACGCGCGCGCCTGGGGCGAGGCGAACTTCGGCAGGTACCTGCTCAACACGGTGATCGTCACCGTGCTGACGGTGGTCATCGTCGTCGTCCGCTGCGCGATGGCCGGCTACGTCATCGCGCGGTTCCACTTCCTCGGCCGCAAGGTCGTCATCGGCGTGCTCGTCGCCACGCTGTTCGTGCCGACCGGCTACACGATCATCCCCGTCGTCGACATCTCGCAACGTCTCGGCCTGCTGAACTCCCTGGCCGGCATGGTCGTCGCGATCTCGGGTGCGGCGAACGTCGCCGCGATCCTGCTCTACGCCGGCTACTTCCGCGGCATCCCCCGCGAGCTGTCCGAGGCGGCACTCGTCGACGGCGCCGGCTTCGGCACCGTGTTCTTCCGCATCATGCTGCCGCTCGCCAAGCCGGTGACCGCGACGGTCACGGTGCTCACCTTCCTCAGCACGTGGAACGCCTTCTTCCTGCCGCTGGCGTTCACGTTCTCGCGTCCGGACCTGCGTACGGTGAGCGTCGGGATGCTGGCCTTCGTCGGCGAGAACACCACCGACTGGTCCGGGATGGCCGCGGCTGCGACCATCTCCATGCTGCCCGTCGTGGTGCTGTTCGTGGCGCTGCAGCGCTACTTCGTCGACGGCATCGCAGGAGCCGTGAAGTCCTGA